CGTATAGCGGCCCCAGGACCAAGGATCCCAGCTTCCGACAAAGAGCAACGAGTCGCAGACCGCCAGAGTTGCCCCGAATTTCGGCAGGGCCATGCTGTCTATTAGGTATGGAGAGGACGGGCTGGCAACGCTGACGATGTAGAGGTTGCCGGACGCGACATACGCGAACGTGTCTATCACCGCCACGCCGCAGGCTCCATTGGGTGGAGTCAGTGCGCCGACGATTGCCGGGCTATCCGGTTGCGCGACGCTAACTATCTGCAAGCCGGAAACACCGTTGGCAACGAACGCCAACCTATTCGTCACGTCCATTCCATAGTGATTCATCATGTCCGGCAGCGCGCATGTGCCGACGAGGGCGGGCGCGCGAGGCCGGGCGACGTTGATCACATGGAACCCGTAGTCTTGTGCCACATACGCGAAGCTGTCACGAAGCGCGACATCCTCTGGGAAACCGGGTAGCGAGCACCCGGCGACGATCTGCGGGCGAAAAGGATCGGCCACGGAGACTGTTCGGAAGTGGGGGTTAGGCCACCAACCCATGTATGCGAAGCTGTCGCGCGCCGTGACAGCATCGCACTCTTTGTCCCCCATCGCCGTGTCGAGCCCCGAGATGCACGTCGGCATTTGTGGGTCCGCGACATCGAGAATTCTCAAGCCGTCCAACCCGCTTGCGACGTAGCAGTGCGTCCCCTCAACGGATGCGTCCCGAGCCTCTCCGGCCGAAAGCGCCCAAGTGTCCAGCACGGGGTTGTTCAGGTTGGAGACATCAACAATGGCCAAGCCGTCGTACTCGTCCGCCACCAGCGCTCGGTTCAAGGTGGAGTTCTCCCAAACGCCATACGGAGACCTATCCGTGGTCCGGCATGAATCAATGAATGCTGGGTGAGCGGAGTCGGCGATGCTCAGTATCTGGAATGGCTGCGGGTTCTCAACGCCGATGCCGCGACCGGACACGAACGCCAGCGGGCCGTCGAGAAAGATGTCGTAGCCGCCCAAATCATCGAGCTTGGCCAAGAGGCGCGGCGAGCTTGGTGTCGAGATGTCTAACGTGATGAAACGGACTGGGTATGGATAGCCGGCTTCCTCGTAGCTGGCACAAACCAGATTGCCCCTCGCCGTGGCAGAGCGTCCGTTGCCGCAAGGGTACGTGGCGATCTCATGCGGGCTGGCCGGGTTCGACACGTCCACAAGCGCGAAACCGCCGCTCTGGCACACGACCACCGTATTGCCCGAGCCGGTCGTGACCGAGCCTGACTCAATGCACGAGCCAAGGTCATGCAAGTTGGACGAACTGGCAATGCTGAGACAATGGAGCGTGTCGTTCCTGATGTAGAAGAGGAACGTATCTCGTATCCAGAAGTCTCCGACCGGGGCCGGGAGCACGCCGCGCTGGACCGGATTGCTCAGGCTGCTGATGTTCCAGACCTCAAGGTCGGAGTTGCTGCTGGTATAGAGCAGCGAGTCCTCAAGGTAAGACTGCGCCGTGAGCGACGGGAACTGAATCTCAGATAGCACCTGCGGGCTGTCCGGCTTGGCGAAGTTGAGCAGCGCTACTTCGCTGCCCAAGGTCAGCACGACCAAGGTATCCTTGCCCGTGACCTCCGCCGCCGGCCCCCTGCCCCACTTGCCGACAAGCCTCAGGCCCGAACCCGAGTCAGACATCGTCCTCGGTCTTCCGTCTTCCGTCCTCCGTCCTTCGCCGTGCTCGTGCAGCCACTCCATCCTCATCTTCGGTGGAATCCGACGCAGCGAATCCATGAGCACCTGCTCGCGCCAAGGCAGGCGGGTCTGCTCACCCCGCATCGGCGACGTCGCAACCGCGAACGCAACAAATCCCAACCCCAGGAGAAGAACAAACGTCCTTTTCATAGAACTATTTTAGTCCTAACCCCTCCAAGGTCAAACCGCCATCGTCTGTGCGCCTGGTTGCGCTCGGGAGAATCAGACAGTCACCCAACCAACTCATTCTAGATTGACGATTTCGATTGTAGATGGACGAACGTCGGCGGCACTTGACAGTTACGGGCTGATGGCATCGGAAGCAGGGCGCAGTGAGCCGAAGGCTGTGGGCGCGCTAGACGCCGCTTACCGGCTTGCTGTATCGCGCGAACTGGAACCGGCCCATCAGTTTCAGGTCGTTCGCCTCTCGCACGAACCCCGCGCGCTCATACAACCGTATGGCATCCCGGTTCTCGGCCTCGACGTCGAGCGCGAGCCGGTTGCAGCCCTGCTGCCGCGCCCGGCTCTCGGCATCAGCCAGCAGCAGACTGCCGAGGCCGTTCCGGCGGTACTCCGGGAATACGGCCATGTTCGCCAGATAGTACTCGCCCGGATTGACCCAGCCTGACCGGGTCGCAGGCTCGTCGACGGCCGGCGGTTGTTCTTCCTCGGTCTCCCACTGGGCCATGGCAGCGACCATTTGCTCATACGTGTAAGCCAGCAGCATTCCGGCCACGCGACTATCGACTTCGACAATCCTGACGTTCGGATATCCGAACAATCCCTCTCCGCTTTCGAATATCCCCCGGATGACGCGTTCGTAGTCCTCTCCGAACAGGGAGGGCAGAAAGGCCTTGTCGGACATCAGTATCAGGCGCAGGAAATCGTCGACGTCGTCGAGCCGGGCCGGGCGGACTTGCGAAGTCAAGCGGACAGCTCCATTCTCTGCATCAACCTAGAGACTACCCGATTTGAC
The genomic region above belongs to bacterium and contains:
- a CDS encoding T9SS type A sorting domain-containing protein, which produces MKRTFVLLLGLGFVAFAVATSPMRGEQTRLPWREQVLMDSLRRIPPKMRMEWLHEHGEGRRTEDGRPRTMSDSGSGLRLVGKWGRGPAAEVTGKDTLVVLTLGSEVALLNFAKPDSPQVLSEIQFPSLTAQSYLEDSLLYTSSNSDLEVWNISSLSNPVQRGVLPAPVGDFWIRDTFLFYIRNDTLHCLSIASSSNLHDLGSCIESGSVTTGSGNTVVVCQSGGFALVDVSNPASPHEIATYPCGNGRSATARGNLVCASYEEAGYPYPVRFITLDISTPSSPRLLAKLDDLGGYDIFLDGPLAFVSGRGIGVENPQPFQILSIADSAHPAFIDSCRTTDRSPYGVWENSTLNRALVADEYDGLAIVDVSNLNNPVLDTWALSAGEARDASVEGTHCYVASGLDGLRILDVADPQMPTCISGLDTAMGDKECDAVTARDSFAYMGWWPNPHFRTVSVADPFRPQIVAGCSLPGFPEDVALRDSFAYVAQDYGFHVINVARPRAPALVGTCALPDMMNHYGMDVTNRLAFVANGVSGLQIVSVAQPDSPAIVGALTPPNGACGVAVIDTFAYVASGNLYIVSVASPSSPYLIDSMALPKFGATLAVCDSLLFVGSWDPWSWGRYTNDVHLFDIGNPTMPVSVGSLLVPNTVDKLAWADPYLYVACGDAGVLIAETAAVGVKEPERVSGPRSELRVTPNPAGEIVRVQFGEPTCINSRLSIYDAAGRQVLVKNIRKEVSSTELGLAGLRPGLYFVRVETKTGVLVSKVIKR
- a CDS encoding GNAT family N-acetyltransferase, which produces MTSQVRPARLDDVDDFLRLILMSDKAFLPSLFGEDYERVIRGIFESGEGLFGYPNVRIVEVDSRVAGMLLAYTYEQMVAAMAQWETEEEQPPAVDEPATRSGWVNPGEYYLANMAVFPEYRRNGLGSLLLADAESRARQQGCNRLALDVEAENRDAIRLYERAGFVREANDLKLMGRFQFARYSKPVSGV